The following coding sequences are from one Acipenser ruthenus chromosome 7, fAciRut3.2 maternal haplotype, whole genome shotgun sequence window:
- the LOC131737508 gene encoding uncharacterized protein LOC131737508, with amino-acid sequence MELQLSKSRKSGPSYALPRVPLWGWYRGEKRAMKFAIPRIWREPTDHSSNCYFCMVDPSKRRTGKNAPAITYPDLPSSTAPVPHCHELPVPTPPEREQPFLEESSKSESEEDVVDLDDNFRGGAEERNPYYPNQKDLNDLIRDLGLTKSNAELLTSRLKQWNLLDESVQVTDQRKRHQPFSSFFTRQDGLCFCHNVTSLFAAIGIACNQNEWRLFIDSSSRSLKAVLLHNGNKYPSLPLAHSVHLKEDYNSIKTLLDTLKYDEYGWEVIGDLKMVAFLMGLQGGFTKFPCYLCLWDSRDTKAHYHRLDWPQRTEFSVGRNNVKWEPLVDPRKVLVPPLHIKLGLMKQFVRALDKESAAFKYLQYFFPKLSEAKVKAGVFVGPQIKKILECNEFPKKLTSKKKAAWNSFVAVVRGFLGNHKAENYVELDETLVKNYGTMGCRMSLKVHILDAHLDKFKENMGAYSEEQGERFHQDILDFERRYQGQYNENMMGDYIWGLIRESDLQYNRKSRKTTHF; translated from the exons ATGGAATTACAGCTAAGCAAATCAAGGAAGAGTGGGCCATCCTATGCACTCCCACGTGTTCCCCTTTGGG gatggtacagaggggaaaagagagccatgaagttcgctatcccaagaatttggcgggaacccactgaccactcaagcaactgctacttctgcatggtggacccttccaaacgtcggactggcaagaatgcacctgctatcacgtatccggaccttccttcatccaccgccccggtgccacactgccatgagctccccgtacccactcctccagagagagagcagccgtttttagaagagagcagcaagtcagagagcgaggaagacgttgtagatctagatgacaatttcagaggtggagctgaggagagaaacccatactaccccaaccaaaaagacctcaacgacttgattagagatcttggtctcaccaagtccaatgccgagcttttgacgtctaggctcaagcagtggaacttgttggatgaaagtgtgcaagtcacagatcagaggaagcgtcaccaacctttttccagcttcttcacacgtcaagatgggctctgcttctgccacaatgtgaccagtctgttcgcggcaatcggaatcgcctgtaaccagaatgagtggcgcctcttcattgacagctcatccaggagcctcaaagccgtgctgctccataatggtaacaagtacccgtctcttcccctggctcactcagtgcacctcaaagaggattacaacagcatcaagaccttgctggacaccttgaagtatgatgagtatggctgggaggtcataggagacttaaaaatggtggcattcctgatgggtctccaaggtggttttaccaagtttccctgctatctttgcctttgggacagcagggacaccaaggcgcactaccacaggttggactggccacagcggaccgagttctctgtggggaggaacaacgtcaagtgggagccactggtggaccccaggAAGGTGCtggtgccaccactgcacatcaaattgggccttatgaaacaatttgtcagagctctagataaggagtcggcagccttcaagtaccttcaatacttcttccctaagctgtctgaggcaaaggtcaaagctggtgtcttcgtcggaccacagataaagaagatcctggagtgcaatgaattccccaagaagctcactagtaagaagaaagcggcttggaacagctttgtcgcagtggttcggggcttcctgggcaatcacaaggccgaaaactatgtggagctggatgagactctggtgaagaactatggcacaatgggctgtaggatgtccctcaaagtccatatccttgatgctcatcttgataaattcaaggagaacatgggagcgtactcggaggagcaaggcgagcgcttccaccaggatatactggactttgaacgccgctaccaaggacagtataacgagaacatgatgggagactacatttgggggctgattcgtgaaagtgatttacagtataatcgcaaatctcgaaaaactactcacttctaa